A genomic window from Wolbachia pipientis includes:
- a CDS encoding phage tail sheath subtilisin-like domain-containing protein, whose translation MTEQFLHGVNVIEVTSGARTVRTAKSSVIGVIGTAPDADGQKFPLSSPVLIAGSLKEAAKLGKRGTLPSAVNGIFSQVGATVVVIRVEESENSDPKLKESETIQNIIGGVNEETGEYQGIQAFLSSESIVHVAPRILIAPQFTHQLPEGSVNPVVSALIPIAEKLRSIIVADGPNTNDEEAIKWRKSVGSSRVYVVDPWVKVFTEGKEETLPSSPFVAGLIAKVDSEQGFWHSPSNKEINGIVGTSRAIDFTLGDTSCRANYLNENEVTTIIHQNGYRLWGNRTCSNDERWAFLPVRRTADLINDSLLRAHLWAVDRNITKTYIDEVIESVNSYLASLKAQGAIISGKCYATPELNTPANIANGKVYFDFEFTPPYPAEQITFRSHLVNNQIL comes from the coding sequence ATGACAGAACAGTTTCTACATGGAGTAAATGTTATCGAGGTTACCTCAGGAGCAAGGACGGTACGCACAGCTAAATCATCAGTGATAGGAGTAATTGGTACTGCACCTGATGCTGACGGGCAAAAATTTCCACTGAGTAGTCCAGTATTAATAGCAGGGAGTTTAAAAGAAGCAGCAAAGCTTGGGAAAAGAGGAACTTTGCCTTCTGCAGTAAATGGAATATTTTCCCAGGTTGGTGCAACAGTAGTAGTTATTCGAGTTGAAGAAAGTGAAAACAGCGATCCAAAGCTTAAAGAAAGTGAAACTATTCAAAATATAATTGGTGGAGTTAACGAAGAAACTGGGGAATATCAGGGAATTCAAGCGTTCTTAAGCAGTGAAAGCATAGTACATGTTGCGCCAAGAATACTAATTGCCCCTCAATTTACTCATCAATTGCCCGAAGGGTCTGTGAATCCAGTGGTTAGCGCTTTAATTCCTATAGCAGAAAAGCTGAGAAGCATAATAGTAGCAGATGGGCCAAATACCAATGATGAAGAAGCAATAAAGTGGAGAAAAAGTGTAGGCAGTAGCAGAGTTTACGTCGTTGATCCATGGGTAAAGGTATTTACTGAAGGGAAAGAAGAAACTTTGCCGTCTAGCCCATTTGTAGCTGGTTTAATAGCCAAAGTAGATAGCGAACAAGGATTTTGGCATTCGCCCTCAAATAAAGAGATAAACGGTATTGTTGGGACAAGTAGAGCTATTGATTTTACGCTCGGTGATACAAGTTGTAGAGCAAATTACTTAAATGAGAATGAAGTCACGACAATCATTCATCAAAATGGCTACAGACTCTGGGGAAATAGAACATGTTCAAACGATGAAAGGTGGGCTTTTCTGCCTGTTAGGCGTACTGCAGATCTAATCAATGATAGTCTACTTCGGGCTCATCTATGGGCAGTTGATCGAAATATCACCAAAACTTATATAGATGAAGTGATAGAGAGTGTTAATTCCTACCTAGCAAGTTTAAAAGCACAAGGAGCGATTATCAGTGGAAAATGTTATGCAACTCCAGAACTCAATACACCGGCAAATATTGCAAACGGCAAAGTGTATTTTGACTTTGAGTTTACACCACCATATCCAGCAGAACAGATTACTTTCAGATCTCACTTAGTGAACAACCAAATACTTTAA
- a CDS encoding phage major tail tube protein: MLPKILKNFNVFVDGRGYAGKIDEVTLPKLTIKTEEYRAGGMDIPINIDMGMEKLEADFTFAEYDSELFRLFGLIDGNSVSLTLRGGLQGSGSNDIEGVIINLRGIFREFDFGSWKPAEKATLKCTVAAHYYKLTIGARELIEIDAENMIRKINGVDQMALLQTILGI, from the coding sequence ATGCTGCCAAAAATCTTAAAGAATTTCAATGTATTTGTAGACGGTAGAGGTTACGCAGGAAAAATAGATGAAGTAACCTTGCCAAAACTTACCATAAAAACAGAGGAATACAGAGCTGGTGGTATGGATATTCCAATAAATATTGATATGGGGATGGAAAAGCTTGAAGCTGATTTTACTTTTGCCGAATATGATTCAGAGCTATTTAGGCTGTTTGGTTTAATAGATGGAAATTCGGTATCTTTGACGCTCAGGGGCGGATTACAAGGCAGTGGAAGCAATGATATCGAAGGAGTAATTATCAACCTTAGGGGCATATTCAGAGAATTTGATTTTGGTAGCTGGAAACCTGCTGAGAAAGCAACGCTGAAGTGTACCGTAGCTGCGCATTATTATAAACTTACTATCGGTGCTAGAGAACTTATCGAAATCGATGCTGAAAATATGATTCGCAAGATTAATGGTGTTGATCAGATGGCTTTGTTACAAACGATTTTAGGTATTTGA
- a CDS encoding ATP-binding protein — protein MTFKILNNNERLKTTTGIKVVIFGPYGIGKTSLLKTISEPTLCLDFEAGLLAVQDWQGDSISVRTWNQARDIACLIGGPNPALKSDSAYSQKHYEHVSSKYNEEFSKYRCIFIDSITVASRLCLLWAKMQPEAFSERSGKQDMRAAYGLLAQEMMAWLNQFQHIPNKDIITVGTLGQYLDDFNRPTWLPQCEGAKTASEIPGIVDEVISMVGLKKDDGTEVRSFVCQTINSWGYPAKDRSGCLDMVEEPHLGKLLTKIKAKAFSTAA, from the coding sequence ATGACTTTTAAAATTTTAAACAATAATGAAAGACTGAAAACAACCACAGGCATAAAAGTAGTAATTTTTGGTCCTTACGGTATTGGTAAAACCAGCCTCTTAAAGACTATAAGTGAACCAACACTTTGTCTTGACTTTGAAGCAGGTCTGCTTGCTGTTCAAGATTGGCAGGGAGATTCTATTAGTGTTCGTACTTGGAATCAAGCTCGTGATATTGCTTGCCTAATTGGTGGTCCAAACCCTGCACTAAAATCTGATTCAGCATATAGTCAAAAACACTATGAGCACGTATCAAGTAAATACAATGAAGAGTTTTCTAAATATCGATGTATTTTCATTGATAGCATTACTGTTGCATCTCGTTTGTGTCTCTTATGGGCAAAAATGCAACCCGAAGCTTTTTCTGAGAGATCGGGAAAACAGGATATGAGAGCTGCATATGGATTACTTGCGCAAGAGATGATGGCTTGGCTCAATCAGTTTCAGCACATTCCAAATAAAGATATCATTACCGTTGGTACTTTAGGTCAATATTTAGATGACTTCAATCGTCCGACCTGGCTACCTCAATGTGAAGGGGCTAAAACTGCCAGTGAGATTCCCGGCATTGTTGATGAAGTAATCAGCATGGTTGGCCTCAAGAAAGATGATGGAACAGAGGTGCGTTCATTTGTCTGTCAGACGATTAATTCCTGGGGATACCCGGCTAAAGATCGAAGTGGTTGCCTTGATATGGTTGAAGAACCGCATCTGGGTAAATTACTAACGAAAATCAAAGCTAAAGCCTTTTCTACTGCTGCTTAA
- a CDS encoding AAA family ATPase codes for MSKKEIRALLIDNIKGCVSHLIPDGKFYQEKTYVGSLNGDTIMVKIVGKKAGNWRNFTTGTSGDIIDLWTLIKGNIDSAKEWLNTKNTEKLQNKEAKGTIKKGGKAFSVGQYLSDQSPMPKDVIGPEILTSGGLLVIGGTPKVGKTSFLLSLLAHMAGGISFLNMKPAKPLKILYLQDEMNRDGVRRRVQQLKINQKLMDLVKENLVITAEIKITLNDEGIEWIKDTIMKKFGTKTVDLIAIDSLTTHFMMLSFLQNGIEKLRSISSGIIMTHHTKKVSTSTLEKNPFQALVGANALRSFYTSGIVMFQPNRGKNILQVAYELGNRKPIPAKFISRTDGCWKTIATA; via the coding sequence ATGTCTAAAAAGGAAATAAGAGCGTTATTAATTGATAATATTAAGGGATGTGTATCTCATCTAATTCCAGATGGTAAGTTTTACCAAGAGAAGACTTATGTTGGCAGCTTAAATGGAGATACCATTATGGTCAAAATAGTAGGTAAAAAAGCTGGTAATTGGCGTAATTTTACCACAGGGACTAGTGGTGACATTATTGATCTTTGGACTTTAATTAAAGGTAATATAGATTCTGCCAAGGAGTGGTTAAATACTAAAAATACTGAGAAATTACAAAATAAAGAAGCAAAGGGGACAATAAAAAAAGGGGGAAAGGCGTTTTCTGTAGGACAGTATTTAAGTGATCAATCTCCAATGCCGAAAGATGTCATAGGTCCAGAGATCTTAACATCAGGAGGGCTTTTAGTTATAGGCGGTACTCCAAAGGTTGGCAAAACCAGTTTTCTACTCTCTCTGTTAGCACATATGGCAGGAGGAATATCATTTCTTAATATGAAGCCTGCAAAGCCACTAAAGATACTATATTTACAGGACGAAATGAATCGTGACGGTGTGAGAAGGCGTGTACAGCAACTCAAGATTAACCAAAAGCTCATGGACTTAGTGAAAGAAAACCTAGTTATTACTGCAGAAATCAAGATAACGTTAAATGATGAAGGAATAGAGTGGATCAAAGATACTATCATGAAAAAATTTGGAACAAAGACGGTTGACCTTATTGCAATAGACTCGCTTACAACACACTTTATGATGCTGTCGTTTTTACAGAATGGAATTGAAAAATTACGCTCTATCAGCAGTGGAATAATCATGACCCATCACACTAAAAAAGTATCCACGTCTACACTGGAAAAAAATCCATTTCAAGCTTTAGTTGGAGCTAATGCGCTCAGAAGTTTCTATACATCTGGTATAGTGATGTTTCAACCAAATAGAGGTAAAAATATCCTACAGGTGGCATATGAGCTTGGGAATAGAAAACCAATACCAGCAAAATTTATTAGCAGGACTGATGGGTGTTGGAAAACTATAGCTACTGCTTAG
- a CDS encoding phage tail assembly protein has translation MTTVKLDNPITVDGISVSELPMREPTVGDLLAIECVEGEARKEVALAANLTSMPREEIEKLLIKDYVKIQKVLKDFLSPLEQRT, from the coding sequence ATGACAACAGTAAAACTTGATAATCCAATAACAGTAGATGGTATTTCTGTTTCAGAATTACCTATGCGTGAGCCTACAGTGGGAGACCTGCTGGCTATTGAATGTGTAGAAGGTGAAGCGAGAAAAGAAGTAGCTTTAGCTGCTAACCTGACATCTATGCCAAGGGAGGAAATAGAGAAATTACTTATCAAAGATTATGTAAAAATACAAAAGGTACTCAAAGATTTTTTGTCGCCTTTAGAACAGAGGACTTAA
- a CDS encoding phage tail protein, with the protein MLSFGPYKISPTSLKYSKEKRWSVVECIGKPLLQNIGQGAENIDIEGVIYLNNLSELKNMKEAEANQIPRTLVDGMGNIWGQFVITRFEEKLTSFFPCGLPKKVEFNLSLRCYS; encoded by the coding sequence ATGTTATCATTTGGTCCATATAAAATTTCCCCAACAAGCTTAAAGTACAGCAAGGAGAAGCGTTGGAGTGTGGTCGAATGTATTGGCAAACCATTGCTACAGAATATTGGTCAAGGGGCAGAAAATATAGATATAGAAGGGGTTATTTATCTCAATAATTTAAGTGAATTAAAGAATATGAAAGAAGCAGAAGCAAATCAAATACCCCGCACTTTAGTTGATGGCATGGGAAATATTTGGGGACAATTTGTAATTACTCGTTTTGAAGAAAAGCTAACGTCATTTTTCCCTTGCGGGTTGCCAAAAAAAGTTGAATTTAATTTAAGTTTAAGGTGCTATTCATGA
- a CDS encoding tail protein X, which translates to MTIYYLTKEKDMLDYICWQHYGFTSGAVEIVLEENPGLAEYGSFLPAGLKIKLPVIEKPLQKSTLKIWG; encoded by the coding sequence ATGACTATATATTACTTGACAAAAGAGAAGGACATGTTGGACTATATTTGCTGGCAACACTATGGATTTACTTCAGGAGCAGTAGAAATAGTATTAGAAGAAAACCCTGGACTTGCAGAATATGGCAGTTTTTTGCCTGCAGGGTTGAAAATTAAGTTGCCTGTAATTGAGAAACCTCTACAAAAATCAACTTTAAAGATTTGGGGATAA
- a CDS encoding helicase RepA family protein encodes MLQNIFTTGQKIPFFSVKEYLSDKAPIPEDIIYPRILTPRGLLVFGGPPKIGKSDFLISWLMHMAAGVSFLGMIPNQPMKVLCLQTEIDDGYLKERLQELKLDKELLDIGANNFMITPRVQLSFSSEEIDEIKNSLEDKCFKPDIIAIDPLRNIFSSEYGNENDNSAMLFFLQKTLERLRNVVNPDAGIILTHHTKKLSKKMLEEDPFQGLSGAGPLRGFYTTGMVMFRKDEESDDEKTACQIVFELRNGKRVLRKTVDKIDGRWQFVDQWNN; translated from the coding sequence ATGCTACAAAACATTTTTACTACTGGTCAAAAAATCCCTTTTTTCAGCGTAAAAGAGTATTTAAGTGACAAAGCACCAATCCCAGAAGACATCATCTACCCAAGAATATTAACTCCAAGGGGTTTGTTGGTATTTGGCGGGCCACCTAAAATTGGTAAAAGCGATTTTTTAATTTCATGGCTCATGCACATGGCAGCAGGCGTTTCATTTCTGGGTATGATTCCCAATCAGCCTATGAAAGTTCTCTGTCTGCAGACCGAAATTGATGATGGATATTTAAAAGAGCGTCTACAAGAGTTAAAACTCGATAAAGAGCTTTTGGATATTGGCGCAAACAACTTCATGATCACGCCAAGAGTACAACTATCGTTTAGTAGTGAGGAGATAGATGAAATAAAAAACTCTCTAGAGGACAAATGTTTTAAGCCTGATATTATCGCCATAGATCCTCTTCGTAACATCTTTAGCAGTGAATATGGCAACGAAAATGATAACAGCGCTATGCTATTCTTTTTACAAAAAACACTTGAAAGACTTCGTAATGTTGTCAATCCAGATGCCGGTATAATACTCACTCACCACACGAAAAAATTGTCCAAAAAGATGTTGGAAGAAGATCCATTTCAAGGTTTAAGTGGTGCTGGACCTTTAAGAGGGTTTTACACCACAGGAATGGTGATGTTCCGAAAGGATGAAGAAAGTGACGATGAAAAAACCGCATGTCAAATAGTATTTGAGTTACGCAATGGAAAACGTGTTCTGCGCAAGACTGTCGATAAGATAGATGGCCGCTGGCAGTTTGTTGACCAATGGAATAACTGA
- a CDS encoding virulence RhuM family protein encodes MIINGNEILLYTTPDGDVRIDVLYQDENIWLAQKKMAELFDVNIRTISEHLQNIFASQELDKDSVVRIFRNTAEDGKQYPTQLYNLDAIIAVGYRVNSKKATSFRVWATKVLRDFIIKGFALNSERLKNGPKFGKDYFNELLEKIREIRASERRFYQKITDIYAECSADYDPNSDITRQFYAKVQNKLYWAIYGLTAAELICSRVDHEKPHMGLTTWKDGPGNKIHKSDVSIAKNYLTEKELSELNHIVSMYLDYAELQARKHRLMKMQDWVEKLDAFLLFNDYEVLKDAGKVSAEVAKALAEGEYEKYRVIQDKLHESDFDELIKASKESEKITI; translated from the coding sequence ATGATAATAAATGGAAACGAAATTTTATTATATACAACTCCAGACGGAGACGTGAGAATTGATGTTTTGTATCAAGATGAAAACATCTGGCTTGCACAGAAAAAAATGGCAGAGTTGTTTGATGTTAATATCAGAACAATTAGTGAGCATTTACAGAACATATTTGCCAGTCAAGAGTTAGATAAAGATTCAGTTGTCCGGATTTTCCGGAATACTGCTGAAGATGGTAAACAGTATCCTACACAACTTTACAACTTAGATGCAATTATAGCTGTTGGTTATCGAGTTAATTCTAAAAAGGCTACATCTTTCAGAGTATGGGCTACAAAAGTTTTGAGGGATTTTATCATCAAAGGATTTGCATTGAATAGTGAACGGCTAAAAAACGGCCCAAAGTTTGGCAAAGACTACTTCAATGAATTACTTGAAAAAATCAGGGAAATACGAGCATCTGAACGTAGGTTCTACCAGAAGATTACCGACATTTATGCTGAATGCTCTGCAGATTATGATCCAAATTCGGATATAACAAGACAATTTTACGCAAAAGTACAAAATAAATTATATTGGGCAATTTATGGTTTAACTGCAGCAGAGTTGATATGTTCTCGAGTTGATCACGAAAAACCACATATGGGGCTAACTACATGGAAAGATGGTCCAGGTAACAAAATTCATAAGAGTGATGTAAGTATTGCGAAAAACTACTTGACTGAAAAAGAGTTAAGTGAACTAAATCACATTGTTTCGATGTATCTAGATTATGCAGAACTTCAAGCAAGAAAGCATCGGCTAATGAAAATGCAGGATTGGGTTGAAAAATTGGATGCATTTCTATTGTTCAATGATTATGAAGTACTTAAAGATGCTGGTAAAGTTAGTGCTGAAGTTGCAAAAGCCCTAGCCGAAGGAGAATACGAAAAGTACAGAGTTATACAGGACAAATTACATGAATCTGATTTTGATGAATTGATTAAAGCAAGTAAAGAAAGTGAGAAAATAACTATCTGA
- a CDS encoding type II toxin-antitoxin system RelE/ParE family toxin produces the protein MPSGYNIEYSESVIERDIPALPVKVKSMVKKAILERLTVDPIGLGKPLKHNLSGQRSLRVRYTLLHRCTRTYSSYYLHRTQKRFLSKLILFIAP, from the coding sequence ATGCCTTCTGGGTATAATATAGAATATTCAGAATCTGTCATAGAAAGAGACATTCCAGCACTTCCAGTCAAAGTGAAGTCAATGGTCAAAAAGGCGATACTCGAGCGTTTAACAGTAGATCCAATTGGACTTGGCAAGCCATTAAAGCACAACTTAAGTGGGCAACGTAGTCTACGCGTAAGGTATACTTTATTACATAGATGTACCAGAACATACAGTAGTTATTACCTCCATAGAACACAGAAAAGATTCTTATCAAAGCTAATCCTATTTATAGCACCATAA
- a CDS encoding sigma-70 family RNA polymerase sigma factor encodes MKRYSGVDPIVVQNIQYQVKRLKFFECFTHETHQDLEQELFCEIWTYLDRYDESKGSFNTFVARLTERRANNLLEKQLCIKRNINNHINIEKIEAFEDEVAKRTDVDYMISTLPRKMQKICEQLKHFNLYEVAKMNNISRTTLNTMIRKIRTKLSSIYYKGKKKN; translated from the coding sequence ATGAAACGTTATTCAGGTGTTGATCCTATAGTTGTTCAAAACATACAGTACCAAGTTAAAAGGTTAAAATTTTTTGAATGCTTTACTCATGAGACTCATCAAGATCTTGAGCAAGAACTCTTCTGTGAAATTTGGACTTATCTTGATAGATATGATGAAAGTAAAGGTAGCTTTAACACTTTTGTAGCAAGATTAACTGAACGTCGTGCTAACAACTTATTAGAGAAACAACTATGTATAAAACGCAATATTAATAACCACATCAATATTGAGAAAATAGAAGCTTTTGAAGATGAAGTAGCGAAACGTACTGATGTAGATTACATGATTTCAACGCTACCAAGAAAGATGCAAAAGATATGTGAGCAACTCAAGCACTTTAACTTATATGAAGTTGCTAAGATGAACAACATATCAAGAACTACTTTAAATACTATGATAAGAAAAATACGTACAAAACTCTCTTCCATTTACTACAAGGGCAAAAAGAAAAATTGA